GCTGGCGGCCGTCCGGTCGGGTGCCGAAACGCCGGGCCCGCGCCCCGGAGGCGCCGTGCTCCTTCACGACGGCTGGACGATCCGCCCGGCCGGTCGCGCGATCGACGTCGGAAACTTTCCGATGGCCGTCGTTGCCCTGCCCGGCCGGCGCGCGGCGGTGCTGCTCTGCGGCTACGGGGAGGAAGGCGTCGACGTCGTCGATCTCTCGACCGGCGCGCGGCAGCGGCTGACGATGCCGAAAGCGTGGCTCGGGCTCGCGGCTTCGGGCGGCGGAAAGACCATCTACGCCTCGGGCGGCGCGGACGGGATCGTCCGCGTCTTCGAACAGCGTGAGAGCGGCTGGGTCGAAGGCGAGCCGTTCCGGCTCCCGGCTTCGGGAATGGTGGCGGGACTGGCGCTCGACGAGGCGCACGGCCGACTCTACGTCGCCGAACACGACGCCGGCCGACTCGCCCGCTTCGACGTGACGACCCGGAAGCTCGACCGCGAGTATCCCGCCGGCGGCTCTCCGTACGAGGTGCGTCTCGACGCCTCCGGCGGACGAGCGTTCGTCTCGAACTGGGCGGACGGAACCGTCTCGGCGATCCCCGTCGACGGCGACGGATCTCCGGCGACGTGGAGCGCAGGCTCGCATCCCACGGCCCTGCTCCTCGATCCCGCGGGAGAGCGCCTGCTCGTCGCGTGCTCCGCCGACGACCGGGTGACCGCGCTCGACACCCGCACCGGCCGCGTGCAGTGGAACGCTTCCGTGACGTTGCGCCCGAACGGTCTCGAAGGAACGACGCCGACGGCGCTCGCCCGCGCTCCGGACGGCCGCATCCTCGTCGCGAATTCCGACAACAACGATCTCGCCGTGATCGACGTCCGCGGAGAGCGCCCGCGGGTCGAGGGTTTCCTGCCCACCGGCCGCTATCCGACGGCGATCGCGGTCGACGGCGACTCCATCCTCGTCGCCGACGGCAAGGGTTCCGTCACGCGAGCGGCACCCGACGGACCGCAGCCGACCGACCGGATTCCCGGATCCCGGACCCCCCGCTACGTCCTCGTCCGCCAGACGGGCGATCTGCGGGAGATTCCCCTCTCGAGCCTCGAACGCCTCCCCGACCACACGAAGTCGGTGCTCGCGGGCATCCCCGCGGCTCCCGAGGAGGAGCTCCATCCCCGATTCCGAAAGATCCGTCACGTGATCTACGTGATCCGGGAGAATCGCACGTACGACCAGGTCCTGGGCGACGACCGCCGCGGAAACGGCGACCCGGCCCTCGTCCTCTTCGGCGAACGCGTCACGCCCAACGCGCACACGATCGCCCGGACGTTCACGCTCCTCGACGATTTCTTCTGCAACGCCGAGGTGTCGGCGGACGGCCACAGCTGGTCGTCGGCGGCGTTCGCCAACGACTACGTCCAGAAGACCTATCCGCAGGAGTACAGCCGCCGGGGATGGAAATACGACTACGACGGGGAAAATCCGCTCGCCCGTCCGCGGGGAGGCTACCTCTGGGAGGCCGCCGCCCGGGCCGGGGTCCCCTTCCGCTCGTACGGCTGGTTCCTCGACCTCGGGGCGAAACCCCTGGCGGCCGCGCCCGAGTCCGGCCTCGGCGGGCACTTCGATCCCGCGTACCGCGGCTGGGACCTGTCGTACGGCGATCTCGACCGGATGGACGAATGGCTGCGCGAGTTCCGGGAGTTCGAGAAGACGGGCGCGCTTCCGGGCCTCGAGATCGTGTACCTCCCGAACGACCACACGTCCGGAAGCGCGCCCGGGGCGAAGGCGCCGACGTCGATGGCGGCCGAGAACGATCTCGCCCTGGGCCGGATGATCGACGCCGTGACGCACAGCCGCTATTTCTCCGATACGGCCGTTTTCGTCCTCGAGGACGACGCCCAGAACGGCCCCGACCACGTCGATTGCCACCGCTCCCCCGTCTTCGTCGTCTCGCCCTACACGCCCCGCGGAAAGGTGGACTCCCGGCAGTATTCGACCGCTTCGGTGCTCGCCACGATCGAGACGATCCTCAGGCTCCCGCCGATGTCCCAGTACGACGAGGCCGCGCCGCGCATGGCGTTCGAATTCTCCGGCGCATACGATCCGACCCCGTTCGCCGCCGTCCCGGCGACGGTTCCCCTCGACGAAACCAATCCCGCCGGAAAGGACGCCCCGAACGCGGCACTCCTCGATTTCCGCCGGCCCGACGCCGTGCCGGATGCCGTGATGAACGACGACCTCTATCGCGCGGTCACGGGCCGGCCGAGTCCGGGCATCACCGTGCGGTTCGGGTCGGCGGCCCTGCGGGAGGACGACGACGGCGACTGACGGCGAGGCGGCCGAGCTCCGTCCCGCCGAACCCCGGCGAACGCCGCCGGCCGGGGGCGCGATTCCCTCCGGGCGACGGCGCCGGGTGCTAAACTTCCGGCACACGGATTCGTAGAACTCTCTGGAGGATATGGGCATGTTCACCTGCGGCGCCGTTCTTCTGGGAATCGTCGTCCTCCTCCTCTTCTGGGTCGTCGCCCGGTACAACGGACTCGTCACGCTTCGCAACCAGGTCGCCAACGCCTGGAAGCAGATCGACGTCCAGCTCAAGCGCCGCTACGACCTCATCCCGAACCTCGTCTCGGCGGTGAAGGGAGAGATGAAGTTCGAACAGGACACCCTCGAGAAGGTCATCCAGGCGAGGAACCAGGCGGTGGCGACCGCGCAGAATCCCGGCGCGGGAATCGCCGCGCAGGCGCAGTCGGAGAACGCCCTGACGGCCACGCTTTCCCGTTTCATCGGCCTCGTCGAGAACTACCCGAACCTGAAGTCCAACGAGCAGGTCCGCGCGCTGATGGAAGAGCTGACCTCCACCGAGAACAAGATCGGGTTCGCTCGCCAGTTCTACAACGACCTCGCGACGAGCTACAACATCGCCCAGCAGGTTTTCCCCGCGAGCTTCATCGCGTCCACGTTCCACTTCACCCCGGTCGAGCTCTTCCAGATTCCCGAGGGGGAAGCGACGCAGCGCGAGGTGCCGAAGGTCGACCTGAACCTGGGGACGTAGCCGTGGCGGTCGCCACGGCTACGGTCGCGAGTCGAAAGTCTCGCGTCCCCGGCGTCGGAACGCCGCTGAGATCGCTTCCCGATCCCCGACCCGCGACCCGCGACTCGCGACTTGCGACCGACCGGCGTCGCCGGCCATGAAGACCCT
This genomic interval from Thermoanaerobaculia bacterium contains the following:
- a CDS encoding LemA family protein, giving the protein MFTCGAVLLGIVVLLLFWVVARYNGLVTLRNQVANAWKQIDVQLKRRYDLIPNLVSAVKGEMKFEQDTLEKVIQARNQAVATAQNPGAGIAAQAQSENALTATLSRFIGLVENYPNLKSNEQVRALMEELTSTENKIGFARQFYNDLATSYNIAQQVFPASFIASTFHFTPVELFQIPEGEATQREVPKVDLNLGT
- a CDS encoding bifunctional YncE family protein/alkaline phosphatase family protein, whose amino-acid sequence is LAAVRSGAETPGPRPGGAVLLHDGWTIRPAGRAIDVGNFPMAVVALPGRRAAVLLCGYGEEGVDVVDLSTGARQRLTMPKAWLGLAASGGGKTIYASGGADGIVRVFEQRESGWVEGEPFRLPASGMVAGLALDEAHGRLYVAEHDAGRLARFDVTTRKLDREYPAGGSPYEVRLDASGGRAFVSNWADGTVSAIPVDGDGSPATWSAGSHPTALLLDPAGERLLVACSADDRVTALDTRTGRVQWNASVTLRPNGLEGTTPTALARAPDGRILVANSDNNDLAVIDVRGERPRVEGFLPTGRYPTAIAVDGDSILVADGKGSVTRAAPDGPQPTDRIPGSRTPRYVLVRQTGDLREIPLSSLERLPDHTKSVLAGIPAAPEEELHPRFRKIRHVIYVIRENRTYDQVLGDDRRGNGDPALVLFGERVTPNAHTIARTFTLLDDFFCNAEVSADGHSWSSAAFANDYVQKTYPQEYSRRGWKYDYDGENPLARPRGGYLWEAAARAGVPFRSYGWFLDLGAKPLAAAPESGLGGHFDPAYRGWDLSYGDLDRMDEWLREFREFEKTGALPGLEIVYLPNDHTSGSAPGAKAPTSMAAENDLALGRMIDAVTHSRYFSDTAVFVLEDDAQNGPDHVDCHRSPVFVVSPYTPRGKVDSRQYSTASVLATIETILRLPPMSQYDEAAPRMAFEFSGAYDPTPFAAVPATVPLDETNPAGKDAPNAALLDFRRPDAVPDAVMNDDLYRAVTGRPSPGITVRFGSAALREDDDGD